From one Catellatospora sp. IY07-71 genomic stretch:
- a CDS encoding YhgE/Pip domain-containing protein, with translation MSLGRLELRRFRRHRMTRAALVVLTLVPLLYGALYLWAFWDPYGNMHRIPVALVLQDREARDPDGAAVHAGRDLAEELERRQVFGWHRVDAAAAEAGLRDGTYQLALRIPADFSAALVTGPDPAADARAGQLTVVSDDAVNYISGMLARSAFTEIRAAAAESAAGRYFDGMLIGFTDLKSALGEAADGADALADGAGQARNGAGALADGAGDAAAGAGTLADGLAQAESGSRTLAAGLATLEAGSAQLADGAARAAAGGQRLASTVDRAADRVEPVLREHAGTVERGATAVADAAQALAEHLDLLPGLAEQAVRRTGEVVTSLDALAAAHPELRDDPAFTAARRAAQAAADTARDLDRRLDEAGLPEVRAKLLAVAATARAVAQAAPHLADDVAAARRSVDELAAGLAELSTGADRLHGGIATASTGAKSLHGGLYRLSTGARQLDGGLTALSGGAGKLAAGLAKLDDGARELASGLSDGAAEVPGYDADSRAERAGVLAAPVTLDRDVRHAAAAYGTGFAPYFLALALWVGAMLTFMLLRPITRRHQMTGAPAWRVALAGWRPAVAVGVAQATALYAVLRLALGLEPVHPWGMYLYLLATVLAFTAVLQLLGAALGASGRVAALILLMLQLTGSGGTYPVATSPAFFQAIHPYLPMTYVVDGLRHLILGGSADTVLTGVLVLLAVTALALTLTTLTAARTRRLTPDKLHPALPI, from the coding sequence GTGAGTCTGGGGCGGCTGGAGCTGCGGCGGTTCCGGCGGCACCGGATGACGCGGGCCGCGCTCGTCGTGCTCACTCTGGTGCCGCTGCTGTACGGGGCGCTGTACCTGTGGGCGTTCTGGGACCCGTACGGCAACATGCACCGCATCCCCGTGGCGCTCGTGCTGCAGGACCGGGAGGCGAGGGACCCGGACGGCGCGGCCGTGCACGCCGGACGTGATCTGGCCGAGGAGCTGGAACGGCGGCAGGTGTTCGGCTGGCACCGGGTGGACGCGGCCGCCGCCGAGGCCGGGCTGCGCGACGGCACGTACCAGCTCGCGCTGCGCATCCCCGCGGACTTCTCGGCCGCGCTGGTCACCGGGCCCGACCCGGCGGCGGACGCGCGCGCCGGACAGCTCACCGTGGTCAGCGACGACGCGGTCAACTACATCTCCGGCATGCTCGCCCGCAGCGCGTTCACCGAGATCCGGGCGGCGGCGGCCGAGTCGGCGGCGGGGAGGTACTTCGACGGCATGCTGATCGGGTTCACCGATCTCAAGTCTGCGCTCGGCGAGGCCGCCGACGGGGCGGACGCGCTCGCCGACGGGGCCGGGCAGGCCCGCAACGGGGCCGGGGCGCTGGCCGACGGAGCGGGTGATGCCGCAGCAGGGGCGGGCACGCTCGCCGACGGGCTGGCGCAGGCCGAGTCCGGCTCGCGGACGCTGGCCGCCGGGCTGGCCACGCTGGAGGCCGGATCGGCGCAGCTCGCCGACGGGGCGGCCCGTGCGGCGGCGGGCGGGCAGCGGCTCGCGTCCACCGTGGACCGTGCGGCCGACCGGGTGGAGCCGGTGCTACGCGAGCATGCCGGCACCGTCGAGCGCGGGGCCACCGCCGTCGCCGACGCCGCGCAGGCGCTCGCCGAGCACCTCGATCTGCTGCCGGGGCTGGCCGAGCAGGCGGTGCGGCGTACCGGCGAGGTCGTCACGTCCCTGGACGCGCTGGCCGCGGCGCACCCGGAGCTGCGCGACGACCCGGCCTTCACCGCGGCCCGCCGGGCCGCACAGGCCGCCGCGGACACCGCCCGCGACCTCGACCGGCGCCTCGACGAGGCCGGGCTGCCCGAGGTACGCGCGAAACTGCTGGCCGTCGCCGCGACCGCGCGTGCGGTGGCGCAGGCCGCGCCACACCTGGCCGACGACGTCGCGGCCGCCCGGCGCAGCGTCGACGAACTGGCCGCCGGGCTGGCCGAGCTGTCCACCGGTGCCGACCGGCTGCACGGCGGCATCGCCACGGCCTCGACCGGGGCGAAGTCGCTGCACGGCGGGCTCTACCGGCTGTCCACCGGCGCGCGGCAGCTCGACGGCGGGTTGACCGCGCTGTCCGGTGGCGCGGGCAAGCTGGCCGCGGGCCTGGCCAAGCTCGACGACGGCGCCCGCGAGCTGGCCTCCGGCCTGAGCGACGGCGCGGCCGAGGTGCCGGGGTACGACGCCGACAGTCGCGCCGAGCGGGCCGGGGTGCTGGCCGCGCCGGTGACGCTGGACCGCGACGTACGCCACGCGGCCGCCGCCTACGGCACCGGGTTCGCGCCGTACTTCCTGGCCCTGGCGCTGTGGGTGGGCGCGATGCTCACCTTCATGCTGCTGCGGCCGATCACCCGGCGGCACCAGATGACCGGCGCCCCCGCCTGGCGGGTGGCGCTGGCCGGCTGGCGGCCCGCCGTCGCCGTCGGCGTCGCCCAGGCCACCGCGCTGTACGCCGTACTGCGCCTGGCCCTCGGGCTGGAGCCGGTGCACCCGTGGGGCATGTACCTCTACCTGCTCGCCACCGTGCTCGCGTTCACCGCGGTGCTGCAGCTGCTCGGCGCGGCGCTGGGCGCGTCGGGCCGGGTCGCCGCGCTGATCCTGCTGATGCTCCAACTCACCGGCTCCGGCGGCACCTACCCCGTGGCCACCAGCCCCGCCTTCTTCCAGGCCATCCACCCGTACCTGCCGATGACGTACGTCGTCGACGGCCTGCGCCACCTCATCCTCGGCGGCTCGGCCGACACGGTCCTGACCGGCGTCCTCGTCCTCCTGGCCGTCACCGCCCTGGCCCTCACCCTCACCACCCTCACCGCCGCCCGCACCCGCCGCCTCACCCCCGACAAACTCCACCCCGCCCTCCCCATCTGA
- a CDS encoding discoidin domain-containing protein: MNEHSSLRIPTRNARRTGLAAAAASSVLAAAALVAVSAAGALIPAPAQAASLSPLAVPGRGATVAFTEFEAEEQPTNGTILAHTRYYGQLASEASGRQAVTLDAVGEYVEFTLTKPADSINFRYSLPDNAAGTGRDATIDLRVNGNFLKSVPVTSKYGWFYGGYPFNNNPGDTNPHHFYDEQRSLLGSTYPIGTKIRLQVNSTAQSPSFTIDLADFEVVGGPKSKPANAIDVVADFGADPNGGTADNTAKFQAAVDAGKAQGRVVWIPAGTYTVWDHIVVDGVTLQGAGMWHSVLTGRHPTNRNRAVGVYGKYVAGGGYGGEIRPHEAGGPSRNVTLKDFAIIGDIRERVDNDQVNAMGGAMTNSVVDSVWMQHTKVGAWMDGPMDNFTIRNSVILDQTADGVNFHTGVTNSTVTNTFVRNTGDDGLAMWPERIPNVNNTFSFNTVGVTILANNIVSYGGRDIKITDNVVADSITNGGGIHIGNRYPGVNSGQGTAVAGTFTIARNTLIRTGNSDYNWNFGVGAIWFSGLNEPINGATINITDTDILDSSYAALHWIEGGATGIHFKNVRIIGAGTYALQVQSQGQATFENVTASGIAQSNPIHNCVGPSFQITQVGTNSGWYANPPACTGIWPTPVWTGGPTTPPSNSPPPPSSPPPPSAQLSLSTSNLVFGTQNVGTTSAAQTVTVSNPGSVAVSLSGVAVSGDFARTTTCGATLNPGANCTVSVTFTPTATGTRNGQLSVGSNAQGNPHVVNLTGSGFNPNGNLAAGRPATATSQTQSYAPGNAVDGDVNTYWESANNNFPQSITVDLGASVNVNQVVLKLPPSWGTRTQTLQVLGSADGSNFSSLAGSAGYTFNPATGNSATINFTAASRRWVRVTVTGNTGWPAGQFSEFEVYGNGTPPPQTPAIGLSTSSLAFGNQTVNSTSGAQTVTVTNTGTASATLGAVSVSGDYARTTTCGSSLAAGASCTISVTFTPTAAGTRSGTVSFTSNAPGSPHTVNLAGNGVVANTNLALNRPVTESGHADVYGAGNAVDGNANSYWESLNNAWPQTITVDLGATTSVSRIVLKLPPATAWATRTQTLSVLGSTNNTSYSTVKASAGYVFNPSSANTVTITFPATSQRYLRLSFTGNTGWPAGQLSEYEVYAS, from the coding sequence ATGAACGAGCACAGCAGTCTCCGCATACCGACGAGAAACGCCCGGCGCACCGGGCTGGCCGCCGCTGCCGCCAGCTCGGTGCTGGCCGCCGCCGCGCTGGTGGCGGTCTCCGCGGCCGGCGCTCTGATCCCCGCGCCAGCCCAGGCCGCGTCGCTGTCCCCGCTGGCCGTGCCCGGCCGCGGCGCGACGGTGGCGTTCACCGAGTTCGAGGCCGAGGAGCAGCCGACCAACGGCACGATCCTGGCGCACACCCGCTACTACGGCCAGCTCGCCTCGGAGGCCTCCGGCCGCCAGGCGGTCACCCTGGACGCGGTGGGGGAGTACGTCGAGTTCACCCTCACCAAGCCCGCCGACTCGATCAACTTCCGGTACAGCCTGCCGGACAACGCGGCGGGCACCGGCCGCGACGCCACCATCGACCTGCGGGTCAACGGCAACTTCCTCAAGAGCGTGCCGGTGACCTCGAAGTACGGCTGGTTCTACGGCGGCTACCCGTTCAACAACAACCCGGGCGACACCAACCCGCACCACTTCTACGACGAGCAGCGCAGCCTGCTCGGCAGCACGTACCCGATCGGCACGAAGATCCGGCTGCAGGTCAACTCGACGGCGCAGTCGCCGAGCTTCACCATCGACCTGGCCGACTTCGAGGTCGTCGGCGGCCCGAAGAGCAAGCCCGCCAACGCGATCGACGTGGTGGCCGACTTCGGCGCCGACCCGAACGGCGGCACGGCCGACAACACGGCGAAGTTCCAGGCCGCGGTGGACGCGGGCAAGGCGCAGGGCCGGGTCGTCTGGATCCCGGCGGGCACCTACACCGTCTGGGACCACATCGTGGTCGACGGAGTGACCCTGCAGGGCGCGGGCATGTGGCACAGCGTGCTGACCGGCCGCCACCCCACCAACCGCAACCGCGCGGTGGGCGTCTACGGCAAGTACGTGGCCGGCGGCGGCTACGGCGGCGAGATCCGGCCGCACGAGGCGGGCGGCCCGAGCCGCAACGTCACCCTCAAGGACTTCGCGATCATCGGCGACATCCGCGAGCGGGTGGACAACGACCAGGTCAACGCCATGGGCGGGGCCATGACCAACTCGGTGGTCGACAGCGTGTGGATGCAGCACACGAAGGTCGGCGCCTGGATGGACGGCCCGATGGACAACTTCACCATTCGCAACAGCGTGATCCTGGACCAGACCGCCGACGGCGTGAACTTCCACACCGGCGTGACCAACTCGACGGTTACCAACACGTTCGTCCGCAACACCGGCGACGACGGCCTGGCCATGTGGCCCGAGCGCATCCCGAACGTCAACAACACGTTCTCGTTCAACACGGTGGGCGTCACGATCCTGGCGAACAACATCGTGTCGTACGGCGGCCGGGACATCAAGATCACGGACAACGTGGTCGCGGACAGCATCACCAACGGCGGCGGCATCCACATCGGCAACCGCTACCCGGGCGTCAACTCTGGCCAGGGCACGGCCGTGGCGGGCACCTTCACCATCGCCCGCAACACGCTGATCCGCACCGGCAACTCCGACTACAACTGGAACTTCGGCGTCGGCGCGATCTGGTTCTCCGGCCTCAACGAGCCCATCAACGGCGCGACCATCAACATCACCGACACCGACATCCTGGACAGCTCGTACGCGGCGCTGCACTGGATCGAGGGCGGCGCGACCGGGATCCACTTCAAGAACGTCCGGATCATCGGCGCGGGCACCTACGCGCTCCAGGTGCAGTCGCAGGGCCAGGCCACGTTCGAGAACGTGACCGCGTCCGGCATCGCGCAGAGCAACCCGATCCACAACTGCGTGGGCCCGTCGTTCCAGATCACCCAGGTCGGCACCAACTCCGGCTGGTACGCCAACCCGCCCGCGTGCACCGGCATCTGGCCCACCCCCGTGTGGACCGGCGGCCCGACCACGCCGCCGAGCAACAGCCCGCCGCCGCCCAGCTCCCCGCCGCCGCCCTCGGCGCAGCTGAGCCTGAGCACCTCGAACCTGGTCTTCGGCACCCAGAACGTGGGCACCACCAGCGCCGCGCAGACGGTCACGGTGAGCAACCCCGGCTCGGTCGCGGTCAGCCTGAGCGGCGTCGCCGTGAGCGGTGACTTCGCCCGCACCACCACCTGCGGCGCGACCCTCAACCCGGGCGCGAACTGCACGGTGTCGGTCACCTTCACCCCGACCGCCACCGGCACCCGCAACGGGCAGCTGTCCGTCGGCAGCAACGCCCAGGGCAACCCGCACGTGGTGAACCTGACCGGCTCCGGCTTCAACCCCAACGGCAACCTCGCCGCGGGCCGCCCGGCCACCGCGACCAGCCAGACGCAGTCGTACGCCCCCGGCAACGCGGTCGACGGCGACGTGAACACGTACTGGGAGAGCGCCAACAACAACTTCCCGCAGTCGATCACGGTGGACCTGGGCGCGAGCGTCAACGTCAACCAGGTCGTGCTGAAGCTGCCGCCGTCGTGGGGCACCCGTACGCAGACCCTGCAGGTCCTCGGCTCGGCGGACGGCTCGAACTTCAGCAGCCTCGCCGGTTCGGCCGGCTACACCTTCAACCCGGCCACCGGCAACAGCGCGACGATCAACTTCACCGCCGCGTCGCGCCGCTGGGTCCGGGTGACGGTCACCGGCAACACCGGCTGGCCCGCGGGCCAGTTCAGCGAGTTCGAGGTGTACGGCAACGGCACCCCGCCCCCGCAGACCCCGGCGATCGGCCTGTCCACCTCCAGCCTGGCGTTCGGCAACCAGACCGTGAACAGCACCAGCGGCGCGCAGACGGTGACGGTGACCAACACCGGCACGGCGTCGGCGACGCTGGGCGCGGTGTCCGTCAGCGGCGACTACGCCCGCACCACCACCTGCGGCTCCTCGCTGGCGGCGGGCGCGTCCTGCACCATCTCGGTGACGTTCACGCCGACCGCCGCCGGGACCCGCTCCGGCACGGTCAGCTTCACCAGCAACGCGCCGGGCAGCCCGCACACGGTCAACCTGGCCGGCAACGGTGTCGTCGCGAACACCAACCTGGCGCTCAACCGCCCGGTGACCGAGAGCGGCCACGCCGACGTGTACGGCGCGGGCAACGCGGTCGACGGCAACGCCAACTCCTACTGGGAGTCGCTGAACAACGCCTGGCCGCAGACGATCACGGTGGACCTCGGCGCGACGACCTCGGTGTCGCGGATCGTGCTGAAGCTCCCGCCCGCGACCGCCTGGGCCACCCGCACCCAGACCCTCTCGGTCCTGGGCAGCACGAACAACACCTCCTACAGCACGGTCAAGGCCTCGGCGGGTTACGTCTTCAACCCGTCCTCGGCCAACACCGTCACCATCACCTTCCCCGCGACCAGCCAGCGTTACCTGCGCCTGAGCTTCACCGGCAACACGGGCTGGCCCGCCGGCCAGCTCTCCGAGTACGAGGTCTACGCCTCGTAA
- a CDS encoding glycoside hydrolase family 13 protein: protein MVDIGAIAPRGVRPATDAWWRDAVIYQVYVRSFADGNGDGVGDLAGVRAHLPYLRDLGIDAIWFNPFYVSPQADGGYDVSDYRNIDPIFGDLAECEEMIREAHALGIRVIVDVVPNHCSDQHPWFQAALAAGPGSPERDLFWFRPGRGENGELPPTAWTSNFGGGTWTRVADGEWYLHLFDGAQPDWNWDHPAVREEHENVLRFWFDRGADGIRIDSAGLLIKDPNLPEVGTTERHPFEDLDEVHDVYRAWRRIAEEYGGRALIGEVWMPDIERFTNYLRPDEMHTAFNMNFLCSAWDAPKLREVVDDTLGSHAPVNAPATWVLSNHDVTRHVSRYGREDTSFSFKGRTHDTPVDLELGTRRARAAIMLALALPGSAYLYQGEELGLWEVEDIPAELKQDPMWHRTAGADPGRDGCRVPLPWSGAEAPFGFSPEGAAEKPWLPQPAAWKAYTAEAQTGDHGSMLELYRRLLGLRHNEPALGDGPMSWLDSDPQVLSFRRPGPDGLDVICVVNLADSPVELPAHAAVLLASGPLDGTRLPADTAVWLRPA, encoded by the coding sequence GTGGTTGACATCGGAGCCATCGCGCCGAGGGGGGTGCGCCCGGCGACGGACGCCTGGTGGCGTGACGCCGTCATCTACCAGGTCTACGTCCGCAGCTTCGCCGACGGCAACGGCGACGGGGTGGGCGACCTGGCCGGCGTGCGCGCGCACCTGCCGTACCTGCGGGACCTGGGCATCGACGCCATCTGGTTCAACCCGTTCTACGTGTCGCCGCAGGCCGACGGCGGCTACGACGTCAGCGACTACCGCAACATCGACCCCATCTTCGGCGACCTGGCTGAGTGCGAGGAGATGATCCGGGAGGCGCACGCGCTGGGCATCCGCGTCATCGTCGACGTGGTCCCGAACCACTGCTCCGACCAGCACCCCTGGTTCCAGGCGGCGCTGGCGGCCGGGCCCGGCTCGCCCGAGCGCGACCTGTTCTGGTTCCGGCCGGGGCGGGGCGAGAACGGCGAGCTGCCCCCGACGGCCTGGACGTCGAACTTCGGCGGCGGCACCTGGACCCGGGTCGCCGACGGCGAGTGGTACCTGCACCTGTTCGACGGCGCGCAGCCCGACTGGAACTGGGACCACCCGGCCGTCCGGGAGGAGCACGAGAACGTGCTGCGCTTCTGGTTCGACCGGGGCGCCGACGGCATCCGCATCGACTCGGCCGGCCTGCTGATCAAGGATCCGAACCTGCCCGAGGTGGGCACCACCGAGCGGCACCCGTTCGAGGACCTGGATGAGGTGCACGACGTGTACCGCGCCTGGCGGCGCATCGCGGAGGAGTACGGCGGCCGCGCGCTGATCGGCGAGGTGTGGATGCCCGACATCGAGCGCTTCACCAACTACCTGCGCCCCGACGAGATGCACACGGCGTTCAACATGAACTTCCTGTGCAGCGCCTGGGACGCCCCGAAGCTGCGCGAGGTCGTCGACGACACGCTCGGCTCGCACGCGCCCGTGAACGCGCCTGCGACCTGGGTGCTGTCCAATCACGACGTCACCCGCCACGTCAGCCGGTACGGCCGCGAAGACACCTCGTTCTCGTTCAAGGGGCGCACCCACGACACCCCGGTGGACCTGGAGCTGGGCACCCGCCGCGCCCGCGCCGCGATCATGCTGGCGCTCGCGCTGCCCGGCTCGGCGTACCTCTACCAGGGCGAGGAGCTGGGCCTCTGGGAGGTCGAGGACATCCCGGCCGAGCTGAAGCAGGACCCGATGTGGCACCGCACCGCCGGGGCCGACCCGGGCCGCGACGGCTGCCGGGTGCCGCTGCCCTGGTCGGGCGCGGAGGCGCCGTTCGGCTTCAGCCCCGAGGGCGCCGCTGAGAAGCCGTGGCTGCCGCAGCCGGCGGCGTGGAAGGCGTACACCGCCGAGGCGCAGACCGGCGACCACGGCTCGATGCTGGAGCTGTACCGCCGCCTGCTGGGCCTGCGCCACAACGAGCCCGCGCTCGGCGACGGCCCGATGTCCTGGCTGGACAGCGACCCGCAGGTGCTGTCGTTCCGCCGCCCCGGCCCGGACGGCCTCGACGTGATCTGCGTGGTCAACCTCGCCGACTCGCCGGTGGAGCTGCCCGCGCACGCCGCGGTGCTGCTTGCCAGCGGCCCGCTGGACGGCACCCGCCTGCCCGCCGACACCGCGGTCTGGCTCCGCCCCGCCTGA
- a CDS encoding ATP-binding cassette domain-containing protein: MAAALLEAEGLGLRTRQGWVFRDLDLRVGAGELVALTGPAGGGRTSALLALGGRFRFTHGRVTGPGRTAFGLVPGVNEPEPALTVAEHLGERLRLLGRARPWHRLRRLTAGPLLADLPPGIAPGTLARDLAPLDRHRLMIRLALLEDPDVLLLDDLDVSLTPAETQTLLSELDATGRAAVFTCRGPAFGRAPSTTESDNKVPFLSLVGVGR; encoded by the coding sequence GTGGCGGCGGCACTGCTGGAGGCCGAGGGGCTCGGGCTGCGTACCCGCCAGGGATGGGTCTTCCGCGACCTGGACCTGCGCGTCGGCGCGGGGGAGCTGGTCGCGCTCACCGGACCCGCAGGTGGCGGCCGCACCAGCGCCCTGCTCGCGCTCGGCGGTCGCTTCCGGTTCACGCACGGCCGGGTCACCGGCCCGGGGCGCACGGCATTCGGCCTGGTCCCGGGCGTCAACGAACCCGAACCGGCGCTCACCGTCGCCGAGCACCTCGGGGAACGGCTTCGCCTGCTGGGCCGCGCCCGCCCCTGGCACCGCCTGCGCCGCCTCACCGCCGGTCCGCTGCTCGCCGACCTGCCCCCGGGCATCGCACCCGGCACCCTCGCCCGCGACCTCGCCCCGCTCGACCGGCACCGCCTGATGATCAGGCTGGCCCTGCTGGAGGACCCCGACGTGCTGCTCCTCGACGACCTCGACGTCTCGCTCACCCCGGCCGAGACGCAGACCCTCCTCAGCGAACTCGACGCCACCGGCCGCGCCGCCGTCTTCACCTGCCGCGGCCCGGCGTTTGGAAGGGCACCTTCTACTACGGAATCCGATAACAAGGTGCCCTTCCTTTCTCTCGTGGGGGTGGGGCGGTGA
- a CDS encoding LacI family DNA-binding transcriptional regulator produces MTRRLAEVAKYVGVSEATVSRVLNGKPGISESTRTAVLTALDVLGYERPTKLRGERARLVGLVLPELQNPIFPAFAEIVAGALAQRGFTPVLCTRTEEGVAESAYVDIMMEQQVSGVIFAGGLYAQADAEHEHYHRLRQRGLPVVLVNAAIDGLGFPIVAADDTVAVDQAYGHLSSLGHTKIGLLLGPADHVPSARKLAAFKQRTGQAKPPVARTIYSMEAAQAAAVRLIKDGVTGLICASDVFALGAVRAVRRMGLRVPEDISVVGYDDSLFMACTDPPLTTVRQPIGAMGQAAVAMLVSQVDGGEVAPDEYLFDPELVVRASTAVVRAA; encoded by the coding sequence GTGACGCGCAGACTCGCCGAAGTGGCGAAGTACGTGGGGGTGAGCGAGGCGACGGTGAGCCGTGTGCTCAACGGCAAGCCCGGCATCTCGGAATCGACTCGCACCGCCGTGCTGACCGCCCTGGACGTGCTCGGCTACGAGCGGCCCACCAAGCTGCGCGGGGAGCGGGCGCGCCTGGTCGGCCTCGTGCTGCCCGAGCTGCAGAACCCGATCTTCCCGGCGTTCGCCGAGATCGTGGCGGGGGCGCTGGCGCAGCGCGGCTTCACCCCGGTGCTGTGCACCCGCACCGAGGAGGGCGTGGCCGAGTCGGCGTACGTCGACATCATGATGGAGCAGCAGGTCTCCGGGGTGATCTTCGCGGGCGGCCTCTACGCGCAGGCCGACGCCGAGCACGAGCACTACCACCGCCTGCGCCAGCGCGGCCTGCCCGTGGTGCTGGTCAACGCGGCGATCGACGGGCTGGGCTTCCCGATCGTGGCGGCCGACGACACGGTCGCGGTGGACCAGGCGTACGGCCACCTGTCCTCGCTCGGCCACACGAAGATCGGCCTGCTGCTGGGCCCGGCCGACCACGTGCCCTCGGCCCGCAAGCTGGCCGCGTTCAAGCAGCGCACCGGGCAGGCCAAGCCGCCGGTGGCGCGCACCATCTACTCGATGGAGGCCGCGCAGGCCGCCGCGGTGCGGCTGATCAAGGACGGGGTGACCGGCCTGATCTGCGCCTCCGACGTGTTCGCGCTCGGCGCGGTGCGCGCGGTACGCCGGATGGGGCTGCGCGTGCCGGAGGACATCTCGGTGGTCGGCTACGACGACTCGCTGTTCATGGCCTGCACCGACCCGCCGCTGACCACGGTGCGGCAGCCCATCGGCGCGATGGGCCAGGCCGCGGTGGCCATGCTGGTGTCCCAGGTCGACGGCGGCGAGGTCGCGCCGGACGAGTACCTGTTCGACCCCGAGCTGGTGGTCCGCGCCTCGACCGCGGTCGTCCGGGCCGCCTGA
- a CDS encoding TetR/AcrR family transcriptional regulator yields MGRVDGRTARRDATRQKLFEATMALIAEQGFSDTTVDQIAERAGVAKGTVYYNFASKTVLFEELLRYGVGLLTADFQAAVADRAPADAIAALVRTELGFIQRYRSFAQLLLSEMWRTHRDWQQTLLLLREEAISVIAGTLQQGVDSGDFAADLDVRLSASALFGVCLVVALDWLVFTPEQPIEQVENAVLAIVRSRAAVQGRAPS; encoded by the coding sequence ATGGGGCGGGTGGACGGGCGGACGGCGCGGCGGGACGCGACCAGGCAGAAGCTGTTCGAGGCGACCATGGCGCTCATCGCCGAGCAGGGGTTCTCGGACACCACGGTGGATCAGATCGCCGAGCGGGCCGGGGTCGCCAAGGGGACGGTGTACTACAACTTCGCGTCCAAGACCGTGCTGTTCGAGGAGCTGCTGCGGTATGGCGTGGGGCTGCTCACCGCCGACTTCCAGGCGGCCGTGGCGGACCGGGCGCCCGCCGACGCGATCGCCGCGCTGGTGCGGACCGAGCTCGGCTTCATCCAGCGCTATCGCTCCTTCGCGCAGCTGCTGCTGTCGGAGATGTGGCGTACCCACCGCGACTGGCAGCAGACCCTGCTCCTGCTGCGCGAGGAGGCGATCTCGGTGATCGCGGGCACGCTGCAGCAGGGCGTGGACAGCGGGGACTTCGCCGCCGATCTCGACGTACGGCTGTCCGCGTCGGCGCTGTTCGGGGTGTGCCTCGTCGTCGCGCTGGACTGGCTCGTGTTCACCCCCGAACAGCCGATCGAGCAGGTCGAGAACGCGGTCCTCGCGATCGTCCGCAGCCGCGCCGCAGTGCAAGGAAGGGCACCTTCTTAA
- a CDS encoding GNAT family N-acetyltransferase encodes MIFRTASFQDLDAAALYALLKLRVDVFVVEQECPYPELDGRDTEPGARHLWYEVDRKPVAYLRLLTDDTPEGTVYRIGRVVTAPEARGDGLAGQLLTAALAVVGDAPVVLDAQAHLAKFYAKYGFAPSGPEFLEDGIPHIPMRRG; translated from the coding sequence ATGATCTTCCGTACCGCGAGCTTCCAGGACCTGGACGCCGCTGCCCTGTACGCCCTGCTCAAGCTGCGCGTGGACGTCTTCGTCGTCGAGCAGGAGTGCCCCTACCCCGAGCTGGACGGACGCGACACCGAGCCCGGCGCCCGGCACCTGTGGTACGAGGTCGACCGCAAACCGGTCGCCTACCTCCGCCTGCTCACCGATGACACTCCGGAGGGCACGGTGTACCGCATCGGCCGCGTGGTGACCGCCCCCGAAGCGCGCGGCGACGGCCTGGCCGGGCAGCTGCTCACCGCGGCGCTCGCCGTGGTCGGCGACGCCCCGGTCGTGCTGGACGCGCAGGCGCACCTGGCGAAGTTCTACGCCAAGTACGGCTTCGCGCCCAGCGGGCCGGAGTTCCTGGAGGACGGCATCCCGCACATCCCCATGCGCCGCGGCTGA
- a CDS encoding SCO4848 family membrane protein produces MVLSRGWSVFLMLVGVWTWVIWPRFAVAIWNDPRAWSAGVVGDGTPTSFLWVHALLIAASLALGTTVGVLGIKGWRASRAAR; encoded by the coding sequence ATGGTGCTGTCGCGGGGCTGGTCGGTGTTCCTGATGCTGGTCGGCGTGTGGACCTGGGTGATCTGGCCCCGGTTCGCCGTCGCGATCTGGAACGACCCGCGGGCGTGGTCGGCGGGCGTCGTGGGCGACGGCACGCCGACGAGCTTCCTGTGGGTGCATGCGCTGCTGATCGCCGCGTCGCTGGCGCTCGGGACCACGGTCGGCGTGCTGGGGATCAAGGGCTGGCGGGCGAGCCGGGCCGCACGTTAG
- a CDS encoding VOC family protein, with product MLDHLSIQVADVAAAAYFYDTVLAPLGGRRLLEFGDVIGYGTDRPVFWLGPVTTDGVAREAHIAFVAQDRAAVQAFFDAAVAADAEVLHAPRLWPEYHADYFGAFVRDRDGNNVEAVCHLPE from the coding sequence ATGCTCGATCACCTGTCGATCCAGGTCGCCGACGTCGCGGCCGCCGCGTACTTCTACGACACCGTGCTCGCCCCGCTCGGCGGCCGGCGGCTGCTGGAGTTCGGCGACGTCATCGGATACGGCACGGACCGGCCGGTGTTCTGGCTCGGTCCGGTCACGACGGATGGCGTCGCGCGCGAGGCGCACATCGCCTTCGTCGCGCAGGACCGGGCAGCCGTCCAGGCGTTCTTCGACGCCGCCGTGGCCGCCGACGCGGAGGTGCTGCACGCGCCCCGCCTGTGGCCGGAGTATCACGCCGACTACTTCGGCGCCTTCGTCCGCGACCGCGACGGCAACAACGTCGAAGCCGTCTGCCACCTGCCGGAGTAG